In Pseudobacter ginsenosidimutans, the following are encoded in one genomic region:
- a CDS encoding MoxR family ATPase, with protein sequence MKKNNTTKIGNSITTLGQLKSSGYKSRSVKDEIRTNLLAKLQQQENTFKGIIGYEDTVVPDVERALLSRHNMLFLGLRGQAKTRMARQMTELLDEYIPVIAGSEINDDPFNPISRYAVDQIATYGDETPIHWLHRSERYGEKLATPDVSVADLIGDIDPIKAANLRLNFSDEQVIHYGIIPRSNRGIFVINEVPDLQARIQVALFNILEEGDIQIRGFKLRMPLDILFVFTANPEDYTNRGSIVTPLKDRIESQILTHYPKNIDTALAITEQEADILPEQSAIVAISDLLKRLVEQIAFEARGSELVDKKSGVSARLSISALENAISAAERRAVINGEQQTQVWVSDLVGVVPSITGKIELVYEGEQEGPFQVAMNLLEKSIRSQFVNYFPNPESLKKKRTQAQQEENPYRSIQAWFDKGNALDLFLNLKDEQKIQQLYKVDGLHALVKKYYRQANEREAALLMEFVLHGLSAFSLISKKIVENKIEFKDLMGSMLNLGNTTSYSDEEFDNEDFN encoded by the coding sequence ATGAAAAAGAATAATACAACAAAGATCGGGAATAGCATTACTACTCTCGGACAATTGAAATCGAGCGGGTATAAGTCCCGCTCTGTGAAAGACGAGATCAGAACAAACCTCCTTGCGAAATTGCAGCAACAGGAGAACACATTCAAAGGGATCATCGGTTATGAAGATACTGTTGTGCCCGATGTGGAAAGGGCATTGCTCTCCCGGCACAATATGCTCTTCCTCGGTTTGCGCGGACAGGCCAAAACACGTATGGCCCGCCAGATGACGGAACTGCTGGACGAATACATTCCTGTGATCGCAGGCAGCGAGATCAACGATGATCCGTTCAACCCGATCAGCCGCTATGCGGTCGACCAGATTGCCACCTATGGCGATGAAACGCCCATCCACTGGCTGCACCGCAGCGAACGTTACGGTGAAAAGCTCGCCACACCAGACGTTAGCGTGGCCGATCTGATCGGAGATATCGATCCTATCAAGGCCGCCAATCTGCGTCTCAATTTCTCCGATGAACAGGTGATCCACTATGGCATCATTCCGCGCAGCAACCGCGGCATCTTCGTGATCAATGAAGTGCCCGATCTGCAGGCGCGTATCCAGGTGGCCCTCTTCAATATCCTCGAAGAAGGTGATATCCAGATCCGCGGGTTCAAGCTCCGCATGCCCCTGGATATCCTGTTCGTGTTCACTGCTAACCCGGAGGACTATACGAATCGCGGCTCCATCGTTACGCCGCTGAAAGACCGTATCGAAAGCCAGATCCTTACGCACTATCCAAAGAACATCGATACTGCACTCGCCATTACCGAACAGGAAGCAGATATCCTCCCCGAGCAATCAGCCATCGTTGCCATCAGCGATCTGCTGAAACGCCTGGTGGAACAGATCGCTTTCGAAGCGCGCGGCAGTGAGCTGGTAGACAAGAAGAGCGGCGTATCCGCCCGCCTCAGCATCTCCGCACTTGAGAACGCCATCAGCGCCGCTGAACGCAGGGCAGTTATCAACGGTGAGCAACAAACGCAGGTTTGGGTCAGCGATCTCGTAGGCGTTGTACCCAGCATTACAGGAAAAATAGAACTGGTGTATGAAGGCGAACAGGAAGGTCCATTCCAGGTGGCCATGAACCTGCTGGAAAAATCTATCCGCAGCCAGTTCGTGAACTATTTCCCCAATCCTGAATCGCTGAAGAAGAAACGAACCCAGGCGCAGCAGGAAGAGAATCCTTATCGCAGCATCCAGGCATGGTTCGATAAAGGAAATGCACTCGATCTCTTCCTCAACCTGAAAGACGAACAGAAAATTCAGCAGCTTTACAAAGTTGATGGATTGCATGCGCTGGTGAAAAAATATTACAGGCAGGCAAACGAAAGGGAAGCTGCATTACTGATGGAGTTTGTGTTGCACGGACTCAGTGCATTCTCTTTGATCAGCAAAAAAATAGTGGAAAACAAGATCGAATTCAAAGACCTGATGGGCTCTATGCTGAATTTAGGTAATACTACTTCTTATTCAGATGAAGAATTTGATAACGAAGATTTTAATTGA
- a CDS encoding vWA domain-containing protein, producing the protein MISAVIGFRFNKFDPNQNGKSKFDQLLDAFMQLLTYTNGDVNEALSWMNQLDKEYELTNNEYGMGDFIEDLRNKGYIQENSVNGEITITPKTEQGIRKRSLEEIFGKLKKTKAGDHHSFKPGQGDEQNPETRPFQFGDMLEQIDFTTSIRNAQINHGIEAFNMQEDDLAIRETDFKAQTSTVLMIDISHSMILYGEDRITPAKKVAMALSELITTKYPKDTLDIVVFGNDAWPVEIKDLPYLQVGPYHTNTVAGLELAMDLLRRRKNPNKQIFMITDGKPTCLKSGKRYYKNSYGLDRKITSRCLNLAAQCKKLKIPITTFMIATDPYLQRFVQEFTETNSGKAFFASLDRLGAFIFRDFESGKRKTVF; encoded by the coding sequence ATGATTAGTGCAGTGATAGGATTCAGGTTCAATAAATTCGATCCCAATCAGAACGGGAAAAGTAAGTTCGACCAGTTGCTGGACGCATTCATGCAACTGCTCACCTACACCAACGGAGACGTTAACGAAGCCCTCAGCTGGATGAACCAGCTGGACAAAGAATACGAGCTCACCAACAATGAGTATGGCATGGGCGATTTCATTGAAGATCTTCGCAACAAAGGCTATATCCAGGAGAATTCCGTCAACGGGGAGATCACCATCACCCCAAAAACAGAACAGGGCATCCGCAAACGCTCGCTGGAAGAAATATTCGGCAAACTCAAAAAAACAAAGGCAGGCGATCATCATTCTTTCAAACCCGGTCAGGGCGATGAACAGAATCCTGAAACAAGGCCCTTTCAGTTCGGGGATATGCTGGAGCAGATCGATTTCACCACCAGTATCCGCAATGCGCAGATCAACCACGGCATCGAGGCATTCAATATGCAGGAAGATGACCTGGCCATACGCGAAACGGATTTCAAGGCGCAGACCTCAACTGTACTGATGATCGATATCTCCCATTCCATGATCCTCTACGGTGAAGACCGCATCACGCCTGCCAAGAAAGTGGCCATGGCGCTCAGCGAGCTCATCACCACAAAATATCCGAAGGACACACTGGACATCGTTGTGTTCGGTAACGACGCATGGCCTGTGGAAATAAAAGACCTTCCCTATCTTCAGGTAGGACCTTATCACACCAATACCGTGGCAGGGCTGGAACTGGCCATGGACCTGCTTCGCAGAAGGAAGAACCCCAACAAGCAGATCTTCATGATCACAGACGGTAAGCCTACCTGTTTGAAAAGTGGAAAACGCTACTACAAGAACAGTTACGGGCTGGACAGAAAGATTACCAGCCGCTGCCTCAACCTGGCCGCACAATGTAAAAAACTCAAAATACCCATCACCACTTTCATGATCGCTACAGATCCGTATCTGCAGCGCTTTGTACAGGAATTTACAGAAACCAACAGCGGTAAGGCGTTCTTTGCATCGCTCGACAGATTGGGTGCCTTTATCTTCCGTGACTTTGAGAGCGGTAAAAGAAAGACTGTGTTTTAA
- a CDS encoding glycosyltransferase family 117 protein produces the protein MNFNRVNNIVGWIVCLIACTVYIMTMEATGSFWDCGEFVSSAYKLQIPHPPGAPLFVLLGRFFIILFGDDPTSAARGVNFMNAIASGFTILFLFWTITHFARKIVQKGAELLDKGQLFIVMAAGVVGALAYTFSDSFWYSAVEGEVYALSSFFTAIVFWAILKWEHEVDLESKTDGHKFSRADRWIIFIFFMMGLSIGVHLLNLLTIPAIVLVYYFKRYKVSQWGTFFAFLIGCVLTGIVQVVVIQWSIRGAGSFDIFFVNEMGAPFFVGFGVYFALLALLLIAGLRFNDASIRKFTLFPVWLCAIILLFCFPFIKSGGTFFLLLLLLGGVVALCYYNKERIGSFLKIGVWSTIFVILGYSTYFTTLVRSTANPSVDMYNVDNPVSLTGYLSRDQYGDWPILYGPDFVYRPPYVVTGDQYAKGEDKYEVVGKNRKQDYGAQPEQRDLDALQQQHPDWDVSKIGPHIFPRMYDNGNERNQEYVYRAFGGMMEGQQPTFGNNIRYFADYQFRWMYWRYFMWNFAGKQNDLQGFGNIRDGNWNSGITFIDKLFGHSTPDVLPATAGSENKANNKLFLLPFLLGVVGFIFQLNKTRRDFLVNFLLFFFTGFAIVIYLNQSGYQPRERDYAYVGSFYAFAVWIGLGVLWVKEKLQKFLSPDVAGYIAFGATLLAVPVLMASQEWDDHDRSKKVLARDLGKDYLESCAPNALLISFGDNDTYPLWYTQEVEGIRKDLRVVNYSLLGTDWYINQLRYKVNESPAMDVIFTPDQIQGSKRDITFTADYLRRGGYNNLLTGYDPNQYYDLYTVLKNVTASDAPNTSMQMDEESRANILPSNKVSIPVDVEAARKALKLNPGDSIVSELKLDIKKSYLYKNDLAVLALIAANNWKRPIYFTSTQELEDLGLEKYARMEGLSYRLVPIENSQIGVDDSYKNVMEKFVYGGAERPGVYFDEENRRHLNSIRQAHAFLGLHLAENGKKDSARNVLNKYDKNVLQENLPYGFTSNRGNFHNRVSMTFLLAALRSEDWTLADKVSKSLKRDLEQQMSYYRSLGDAMPNEKLAMEAAAIMNGRGGNLSDKQFDFANDILSSFQMLNQIGEWEKQFKPGGKGGSAELAPDSLSTPEKPVIDTTKP, from the coding sequence ATGAATTTCAACCGGGTAAATAACATAGTAGGTTGGATAGTCTGTTTGATTGCCTGCACTGTGTATATTATGACCATGGAGGCTACCGGCAGTTTCTGGGACTGCGGTGAGTTTGTTTCCAGTGCTTATAAATTACAGATCCCCCACCCACCGGGCGCCCCCCTCTTTGTGCTCCTGGGAAGATTCTTCATCATCCTTTTTGGCGACGACCCCACATCTGCCGCAAGGGGCGTGAACTTCATGAATGCGATCGCCAGTGGTTTCACCATCCTCTTCCTCTTCTGGACCATCACACACTTTGCTCGTAAGATCGTGCAGAAAGGCGCTGAGCTGCTGGACAAAGGCCAGCTGTTCATCGTGATGGCTGCCGGTGTTGTTGGCGCACTCGCTTATACTTTCTCCGATTCATTCTGGTACAGCGCTGTGGAAGGTGAGGTATATGCCCTCTCCTCCTTCTTCACTGCCATCGTTTTCTGGGCCATCCTTAAATGGGAGCATGAAGTGGACCTCGAAAGCAAGACCGATGGCCACAAGTTCTCACGCGCAGACCGATGGATCATCTTCATATTCTTCATGATGGGTCTGTCTATCGGCGTTCACTTGCTGAACCTGTTGACCATCCCCGCCATCGTTCTCGTTTATTATTTCAAACGCTATAAGGTTTCCCAATGGGGCACGTTCTTCGCCTTCCTGATCGGCTGTGTTCTCACAGGTATCGTTCAGGTGGTAGTGATCCAATGGTCTATCAGAGGCGCAGGCTCCTTCGATATCTTCTTCGTGAATGAAATGGGAGCTCCGTTCTTTGTTGGCTTCGGCGTTTACTTCGCATTGCTGGCCCTGCTGTTGATTGCAGGCCTGCGTTTCAACGATGCCAGCATCAGGAAATTCACACTCTTCCCCGTATGGCTTTGCGCTATCATTCTTTTATTCTGCTTCCCCTTCATCAAATCCGGCGGAACCTTCTTCCTCCTCCTCCTGCTGCTGGGTGGCGTGGTAGCCCTTTGCTATTACAATAAAGAACGTATCGGGTCTTTCCTGAAGATCGGCGTATGGAGCACCATCTTCGTGATCCTCGGTTACTCCACTTATTTCACCACACTGGTTCGCTCTACTGCCAACCCATCAGTTGACATGTATAATGTAGACAATCCGGTGAGTCTGACAGGATACCTGAGCCGTGATCAGTATGGCGACTGGCCCATTCTTTATGGTCCTGATTTCGTATACCGCCCGCCGTATGTAGTTACCGGTGACCAATATGCGAAAGGAGAAGATAAATACGAAGTGGTTGGAAAGAATCGCAAACAGGATTATGGCGCTCAACCCGAGCAACGCGATCTCGATGCACTCCAGCAGCAACATCCTGACTGGGATGTGAGCAAGATCGGACCGCATATCTTCCCGCGTATGTACGATAACGGCAATGAACGTAACCAGGAATACGTGTACCGCGCATTCGGTGGTATGATGGAAGGCCAGCAACCCACTTTCGGGAACAATATCCGCTACTTCGCGGATTACCAGTTCCGCTGGATGTACTGGCGCTACTTCATGTGGAACTTCGCCGGTAAACAGAACGACCTCCAGGGCTTCGGCAATATCCGCGACGGAAACTGGAACAGTGGCATCACCTTTATCGATAAGCTTTTCGGACATAGTACGCCAGATGTGCTGCCCGCAACAGCAGGCTCCGAAAACAAAGCCAATAACAAACTCTTCCTCCTGCCCTTCCTCCTGGGTGTGGTTGGATTCATATTCCAGCTGAACAAGACCAGAAGGGATTTCCTGGTGAACTTCCTCCTTTTCTTCTTCACCGGTTTCGCCATCGTGATCTACCTCAACCAGAGCGGCTACCAGCCCCGTGAGCGTGATTACGCATATGTAGGATCATTCTACGCTTTCGCTGTGTGGATCGGTCTCGGCGTTCTCTGGGTGAAAGAAAAACTGCAAAAATTCCTTTCGCCTGATGTTGCCGGTTATATTGCCTTCGGTGCAACACTGCTGGCAGTTCCCGTATTGATGGCATCGCAGGAATGGGATGATCACGACCGCAGCAAGAAAGTGCTGGCCCGCGATCTCGGTAAAGACTACCTTGAAAGCTGCGCCCCCAATGCACTTCTCATCTCCTTCGGTGATAATGATACCTATCCCCTCTGGTACACACAGGAAGTGGAAGGCATCCGCAAAGACCTCCGCGTTGTGAACTACAGCCTCCTGGGTACCGACTGGTACATCAACCAGCTCAGGTATAAAGTGAACGAAAGCCCTGCAATGGATGTGATCTTTACACCTGACCAGATCCAGGGCAGCAAACGCGATATCACATTCACGGCTGACTATCTCCGTCGCGGTGGTTACAACAACCTCCTCACAGGATATGATCCCAATCAATACTATGATCTCTATACAGTACTGAAGAATGTTACCGCCAGCGATGCTCCCAACACCAGCATGCAGATGGACGAAGAGTCCAGGGCCAACATCCTTCCTTCCAATAAAGTGAGCATCCCCGTTGATGTGGAAGCCGCAAGGAAAGCCCTCAAACTCAATCCCGGCGACAGCATCGTGAGCGAACTGAAACTGGATATCAAGAAGAGCTACCTCTACAAGAATGATCTCGCTGTACTGGCGCTGATCGCTGCCAATAACTGGAAACGCCCCATCTACTTCACTTCCACACAGGAACTGGAAGACCTGGGCCTCGAAAAATATGCACGCATGGAAGGCCTCTCCTACAGACTGGTGCCCATCGAGAACTCACAGATAGGCGTAGACGACAGCTACAAGAACGTGATGGAGAAATTCGTATACGGCGGTGCTGAAAGACCCGGTGTTTACTTCGACGAAGAGAACCGCAGACACCTCAACAGCATCCGTCAGGCACATGCGTTCCTCGGATTGCATCTCGCAGAAAACGGGAAGAAAGACTCTGCCCGCAATGTTCTAAACAAATACGACAAGAACGTATTGCAGGAAAACCTTCCCTATGGCTTCACCAGCAACAGGGGCAATTTCCACAACCGTGTCAGCATGACCTTCCTCCTGGCGGCCCTCCGCTCAGAAGACTGGACACTGGCCGATAAAGTTTCCAAATCACTGAAACGTGACCTGGAACAGCAGATGTCTTACTACCGCTCACTCGGCGATGCAATGCCAAACGAAAAACTGGCCATGGAAGCAGCCGCTATCATGAATGGCAGAGGCGGTAACCTGTCAGACAAACAATTCGATTTCGCCAATGACATCCTCTCCTCATTCCAGATGCTGAACCAGATCGGAGAATGGGAGAAGCAATTCAAACCAGGCGGCAAAGGCGGTAGCGCCGAACTCGCACCCGATAGCCTGAGCACTCCTGAGAAACCGGTTATCGATACAACCAAACCATAG
- a CDS encoding SAM hydrolase/SAM-dependent halogenase family protein, translated as MAIITLTSDIGQQDYLVGAVKGQLLQVNPQFNLVDISHTISPFNLPQAAYVCRNAIKNFPPLSYHILLVNLFEKKPEQLLLAYHNDQYILCADNGLLTMILEDKPEMVIGLQLSRSAIKNTLYCARIMGEAIQELLNGTSLQHIGIPDVSFTEKNHLRPLLGENWIEGQIIFIDNFENIIVNVTREQFEMQRRGRSFKIVFKRNETISTVSETYADVPEGEKLAIFNSAGYLEIAINKGNAAGLFGLQGFTEQSASMQNRLFYQTVRIFFE; from the coding sequence ATGGCTATCATCACCCTCACATCTGATATAGGTCAGCAGGATTACCTCGTGGGGGCGGTGAAAGGACAACTGTTACAGGTGAACCCACAGTTCAACCTGGTGGATATTTCACATACCATCTCCCCTTTCAATCTTCCCCAGGCCGCCTACGTTTGCCGTAATGCCATCAAAAACTTCCCTCCTCTATCTTATCATATCCTGCTCGTCAACCTTTTTGAGAAGAAACCCGAGCAACTGCTGCTGGCCTACCACAACGACCAGTACATTCTCTGTGCAGACAACGGCCTTCTCACCATGATCCTGGAAGACAAACCCGAAATGGTGATCGGCCTCCAGCTCAGCCGTTCCGCCATCAAGAACACTCTCTACTGCGCCCGCATAATGGGAGAAGCCATCCAGGAACTGCTCAATGGCACCAGCCTCCAGCATATCGGTATCCCCGATGTGAGCTTCACCGAAAAAAATCACCTGCGCCCACTCCTCGGCGAGAACTGGATAGAAGGACAGATCATCTTCATCGACAATTTCGAGAACATCATCGTTAATGTGACCCGCGAGCAATTTGAAATGCAGCGCCGCGGCCGCAGCTTCAAGATCGTATTCAAACGGAACGAAACGATCTCCACCGTCAGCGAAACCTACGCAGACGTGCCCGAAGGCGAAAAACTCGCCATCTTCAACTCTGCCGGCTATCTCGAGATCGCCATCAACAAAGGCAATGCCGCCGGCCTCTTCGGTCTTCAGGGATTCACCGAGCAAAGCGCCTCCATGCAGAACAGGCTGTTTTATCAGACCGTCCGGATCTTCTTTGAATAG
- a CDS encoding SDR family oxidoreductase, protein MSFFKDKVVVITGGSDGIGRALVEAFIDQGARVATCGRNHDKLYTLQMQHTNVLLHTMTCDISKENDAKRFIESTIKTFGGIDILINNAGISMRALFKDMDLDVLRKVMDINFYGSVYCTKFALPSLLERKGTIVGVSSIAGYRGLPGRTGYSASKFALQGWMEALRTEMLETGVHVMWVCPGFTASNIRHVALNQDGQPQGESSMEEGKMMTAEECAQHILRAVEKRKRTLVLTGTGKRTVFMNRFFPSLADKLVHKFFYKNGDLVK, encoded by the coding sequence ATGTCGTTTTTTAAAGATAAGGTAGTAGTCATCACAGGCGGTAGCGATGGAATAGGCAGAGCGCTGGTAGAAGCATTCATCGATCAGGGCGCACGCGTAGCCACCTGCGGCCGCAATCACGACAAACTGTATACCCTCCAGATGCAGCACACCAATGTATTGCTGCATACCATGACCTGCGATATCTCCAAAGAGAACGACGCCAAACGTTTTATCGAATCCACCATCAAAACCTTCGGTGGTATCGATATCCTCATCAATAATGCCGGCATCAGCATGCGGGCCCTGTTCAAGGATATGGACCTGGACGTGCTAAGGAAAGTGATGGACATCAATTTCTATGGCTCCGTATACTGTACCAAGTTTGCATTGCCCTCCCTCCTGGAGCGGAAAGGCACTATTGTGGGTGTGAGCTCCATCGCCGGCTATCGCGGACTCCCGGGCAGGACCGGCTACTCCGCTTCCAAATTCGCCCTCCAGGGCTGGATGGAAGCCCTTCGCACCGAAATGCTGGAAACAGGCGTACACGTGATGTGGGTTTGTCCGGGTTTCACGGCCTCCAACATACGCCATGTTGCCCTTAACCAGGACGGTCAGCCCCAGGGCGAATCTTCCATGGAAGAAGGAAAGATGATGACTGCCGAAGAATGTGCCCAGCATATCCTCAGGGCCGTTGAAAAAAGAAAGCGCACACTCGTTCTCACAGGAACCGGTAAACGAACCGTGTTCATGAATCGCTTCTTCCCTTCACTGGCCGACAAACTGGTGCATAAATTCTTTTACAAAAACGGAGACCTGGTCAAATAA
- a CDS encoding HdeD family acid-resistance protein: protein MNRFFSEYWWLFLLRGIFGVILGLMALFMPGVTFTTLIIFLGAYLLIDGIFSIVAAINARKTLDAWGWYLASGIFSLLVGIITFYNPFATALALLYLISFWVIVAGIIEIVIAIRLRKEIRGEGWYIVGGLLTVIFGILILVNPIAGALTLTMIFGIYALIFGIMLIYLGIKLKQRKGQVVR from the coding sequence ATGAACCGATTTTTCAGTGAATACTGGTGGTTGTTCCTGCTGAGGGGCATATTTGGCGTGATCCTGGGCCTGATGGCCTTATTCATGCCGGGCGTAACTTTTACCACCCTCATCATTTTCCTGGGGGCTTACCTGCTCATCGATGGTATCTTCAGCATCGTGGCAGCCATTAATGCCCGCAAAACGCTTGACGCCTGGGGCTGGTACCTGGCATCGGGCATCTTCAGCCTGCTGGTAGGCATCATCACATTTTACAATCCATTCGCCACTGCACTGGCCCTGCTCTATCTTATCTCTTTCTGGGTGATTGTGGCGGGCATCATCGAGATCGTGATCGCCATCAGGCTGCGCAAGGAGATCAGGGGCGAAGGCTGGTACATTGTTGGCGGCCTGCTCACCGTGATCTTCGGCATCCTCATCCTGGTGAACCCCATCGCCGGAGCCCTCACTCTCACCATGATCTTCGGCATCTACGCGCTGATCTTCGGTATCATGCTCATCTACCTTGGCATCAAACTGAAACAGCGGAAAGGTCAGGTGGTCAGGTAA
- a CDS encoding CBM96 family carbohydrate-binding protein yields the protein MKHLYIAAITLLLTVSTTALKAQVTLSANGSADTYALIESKGFGVENPDCQHTTFGQHVTQIFDNTLNKYVFVFHSHHILDNDRCTNEDRVRMEIKGGNGSPADLQHTSGQTAYYRWKFKLDAGFKPSSRFTHIFQIKAIDGDAGAPLITITPRAGSPEKMQIIHSSGSGSGGLGTVHQVDLAPFKGEWVEAYMKYKSSEGSGGSFEITLKRLSDGVTLLSYSNASLDMWREGASYNRPKWGVYRGKDAVLRDEQVRFADFCVTESSASLCPSDIGNTNQPPVVSISSPSNNASFAAPANITINATADDSDGSVSNVEFFNGATKLGEATSSPYTYTWNNVAAGSYVLTAKATDNGNAVTTSTAVNISVTPPPGCDPVTASGDDGNVPANVLDNNLSTRWSASGDGQWIQFCLGSSPVSVSGVQIAFYNGNTRTSTFDVLVGNDGISWTTAASGRVSSGTSTALETFSFTPVTGKYVRIVGHGNSVNAWNSYTEVKIQTATGGGQTYTLNPVADAYVRDGSNASITHGTTDSTLLITKVSPSGQLNNAREAYLRFNLSQVSGTVTSATLRVYGKIDGTTTPSVPVAVFPCSNTSWTENAITWNNKPAAGSTGLDTTTVTNTAYVYFNWDITNYVATELAASRSNISLVLKSLAAHDPRIFFNSSEAAANPPQLVVTVSDEEEARQAPKTLVMPLVENQQSRQASIRMLPNPFRQSGTIQFHLPEAGQTSVVVYDLMGREVAKLVNAQLPAGDHRVPFHAKGNSGVFILKLVHNGKTVTAKIQQD from the coding sequence ATGAAACATCTTTACATTGCTGCTATTACACTATTGCTCACCGTTAGTACCACTGCATTAAAGGCACAGGTGACGCTTAGCGCCAACGGATCTGCGGATACGTATGCGCTCATCGAATCAAAAGGATTTGGTGTTGAGAATCCCGATTGCCAGCATACTACTTTCGGGCAGCACGTAACCCAGATCTTCGACAACACTCTCAACAAGTATGTTTTCGTTTTTCACAGTCATCATATCCTGGATAACGACCGCTGCACCAATGAAGACAGGGTGAGGATGGAGATCAAAGGCGGCAACGGCTCACCGGCTGACCTGCAGCATACCAGCGGGCAGACTGCTTATTATCGCTGGAAATTCAAGCTGGATGCAGGCTTCAAACCGAGCAGCCGATTTACGCATATCTTCCAGATCAAGGCCATAGATGGGGATGCGGGTGCTCCGCTGATCACCATCACACCCCGCGCAGGCAGCCCGGAAAAAATGCAGATCATCCATAGTTCAGGCTCCGGCTCAGGTGGACTGGGTACTGTGCACCAGGTTGACCTGGCTCCGTTCAAAGGAGAATGGGTGGAAGCCTATATGAAATATAAAAGCTCCGAAGGAAGCGGAGGTAGTTTCGAGATCACGTTGAAAAGACTTTCAGACGGAGTCACACTGCTCAGCTATAGCAATGCAAGCCTGGATATGTGGCGCGAAGGTGCTTCCTACAATCGTCCCAAATGGGGCGTATACCGCGGAAAGGATGCTGTGCTGCGCGATGAGCAGGTCCGCTTTGCTGATTTCTGTGTTACGGAAAGCAGTGCCAGCCTTTGTCCCAGCGATATCGGCAATACCAATCAGCCCCCTGTGGTCAGCATTTCTTCTCCTTCCAATAATGCCAGCTTTGCAGCACCGGCCAATATAACCATCAACGCAACAGCCGACGATAGCGATGGCAGTGTAAGCAATGTGGAATTCTTCAACGGAGCCACAAAGCTCGGAGAAGCTACATCATCTCCCTACACCTATACCTGGAACAATGTAGCCGCGGGTAGTTATGTGCTCACGGCAAAAGCAACCGATAATGGTAATGCCGTTACCACTTCCACAGCAGTGAACATCTCTGTAACGCCGCCTCCGGGTTGCGATCCGGTTACAGCCAGTGGTGATGACGGCAATGTGCCGGCAAATGTGTTGGACAATAACCTCAGCACAAGATGGTCTGCCAGCGGAGACGGACAATGGATCCAGTTCTGCCTGGGCAGTTCGCCAGTGTCCGTGTCGGGCGTTCAGATAGCTTTCTACAATGGCAATACGCGCACTTCCACTTTCGATGTACTGGTAGGCAATGATGGCATTAGCTGGACTACAGCAGCCTCCGGACGCGTGAGCAGCGGCACATCCACAGCGCTGGAAACTTTCAGCTTCACTCCGGTAACGGGTAAGTATGTACGAATTGTGGGCCATGGCAATAGTGTGAATGCCTGGAACAGTTATACCGAAGTAAAGATACAAACGGCAACAGGCGGCGGACAAACCTATACGCTCAATCCCGTGGCCGATGCCTATGTGCGCGATGGAAGCAATGCCTCCATTACACATGGCACTACAGACAGTACTTTGCTGATCACCAAGGTATCGCCATCAGGCCAGCTCAACAATGCACGGGAAGCTTATCTGCGCTTCAATCTTTCGCAGGTGAGCGGCACCGTTACAAGTGCAACGCTCCGCGTCTATGGCAAAATAGATGGCACTACAACTCCCAGTGTTCCTGTAGCTGTATTTCCCTGCTCCAATACCAGCTGGACGGAGAATGCGATCACCTGGAACAACAAACCTGCTGCAGGAAGCACAGGGCTGGACACCACTACTGTCACCAATACCGCCTATGTTTATTTCAACTGGGATATCACAAATTATGTTGCCACTGAACTGGCGGCCAGCCGCAGCAATATCTCCCTGGTATTGAAAAGCCTTGCCGCGCATGATCCACGCATCTTCTTCAATTCCTCAGAAGCTGCAGCCAATCCGCCGCAACTGGTGGTAACCGTTAGTGATGAGGAAGAAGCCCGCCAGGCTCCCAAAACACTCGTGATGCCGTTGGTGGAAAATCAACAAAGCCGTCAGGCCAGCATTCGCATGCTGCCCAATCCATTCAGGCAATCAGGCACTATTCAGTTCCATCTTCCTGAAGCCGGACAAACCAGCGTGGTGGTATATGATCTGATGGGAAGGGAAGTGGCAAAACTGGTGAATGCTCAATTACCGGCAGGTGATCATCGCGTGCCCTTCCATGCCAAAGGCAATAGCGGCGTGTTCATCCTGAAACTGGTGCACAATGGAAAAACTGTAACAGCTAAAATACAGCAGGATTAA